DNA from Acidobacteriota bacterium:
AACGCGGACGGCGCCGAGCAGGAGCTGCCGGTGGTCAGTGGTCAGCCGTTCCAGGTGTTTCTGTTCGAGCCCGGACCCTGGAACGTCCGGCCGGCGTCCGGCAGCGGGTTCTGGGGTCGTGAGGTCTACATCGACCCCGACCTGGAGCCGGACGATCCAGGCGAGCCGGGGCCGGAGGCCGACGGCAGCGATGAGCCGGCCCCCTCGGTCGTGCCGGTCTTCGAGGTGCCGGTTTTCCCGGCGGTTTCCGGTTCGGGACGGGTGGTCGGTCCGCGGCGCCCGGTTTCGGAAATCCTGATCCTTCTCGGCGACGTCGACTCCGAGCGGATGGACCCGCGCTTCAGCCTGAAGGGAGCGAGGATCCGGTGCCCGGTGGCGGACGACGGCCGCTGGTCCTGCGACTTGCCGGGCACCCTGGTTCACATCGTGTTCTGGCTGCCCGGACACTCGCCGGAGTACCGCTGGGAGACGCCGTTGTTCGGCCGGCGGCAGCTTCGCATGGGCGACCAGAGGCTCGTCCCCGGCGCCAGTCTGGCCGGTTTCGTCGCCGCGGGGCCGGGCTTCAGGGAGTTGATCGAACGTTGCGTCGTCCACGTGGCGAAGGCGGATCCCGCGTTCTGGACGACCGGTCTCGAGGACGTCGTGACGACGGTGGAAGTGGCCAGGGACGGTTTCTTCCAGGCGCCGGGACTGGGTCCCGGCCACCATTGGATCCAGGTGGACTGCGACAGCCGGGTGGCCGCGCGCGCGGGTCCCTACACTCTCCAGAGGAACGCCGAGATGTTCCCCCGGAAGCGGATTCCGCTCATGCGAAGTCACCTCCTGGAACTCTCGGTGCTCCCGGCCGATTCGCCTTACGACAGCCACTGGGTGGCACGCTTGAAGCAGGTCGAGCCGGAGAACCCGGTCGAGTTCTGGCGCCAGTATCGGCCCGGGGACTATCCGCAGCAGAGGGCGGTGGTCGAGAACGGCCGCGTCCAGTTCTACGTGCCGGGCAACGGCGCGTTCAGTGTGGAGATCACGGACGAGGCGGGCGGGCGGTTCGGCGGACTGGACTACCTCGAGGTCGTGAACGATCTGACCGCGGCGGTCGAACTCGACCTCGTGCCGGTCGTGGGACGCCTCATGCTGGACGAGGTTCCGGTGCCCGGGCTCGTGTTCTTCGGCGGTCGCCAGACTTCGCCCGAACTGACCTTCCGGAGCGACAACGAAGGCTGGTTCCGGGGGGCTCTGCCGGGACGGGAGGGCTGGCGGGTCGACGCGGTGGCGCCGGAGTACGAGTTGATGCAGTTCTTCCACGATGTCGACATCCCAGTGGACGAGCCGCTGGTTCTGGAACTCGCCGACATCGTTGTCCAGGGCCGGGTGCGCAGCGCGTCCACGGGTCAGCCGGCGGAGCGCGCCATCATCCGCTTCGAGTCCGCGGAGGGGCAGCTCGTTCACCAGGCGACCGCTGGCGAAGACGGCTCCTACTCCGCTCGCGGCGTCCCGCCGGGCTGGGTCCGAATCTCGGTTCGGCGCTTGACTCCGGACAGTTGGGAGGTAAGTGATCCCTTCGAGACGATTCTGAATCCGCGCCAGTCCCTGACCGTGGATTTCGTGTTGCGGGAGCGCGTGCAGTAGCTGGTACCCTGCGCCGCCATGGGTCCGCTCGACGGCTTGCGGGTGATTGAACTGGCGACGATGGTCTCTGGGCCGATCGCCACCATGCTGCTGGCGGATCAGGGCGCCGAAGTGATCAAGGTCGAGGCGCCCCCGGGCGGCGACATCATGCGCCGGCTGGGACCCCAGCGGGGCGGCGTCACGGCCGGGTTCGCGACGATCAACCGGGGCAAGCGGTCCCTGGTCCTCGACCTGAAGCACGAGCGCGG
Protein-coding regions in this window:
- a CDS encoding carboxypeptidase-like regulatory domain-containing protein, which translates into the protein MIGTVLGLSLVLGAAASHAQETDGPAGRTADEVAPVVLKAVAYRTVSAEVTLVARNADGAEQELPVVSGQPFQVFLFEPGPWNVRPASGSGFWGREVYIDPDLEPDDPGEPGPEADGSDEPAPSVVPVFEVPVFPAVSGSGRVVGPRRPVSEILILLGDVDSERMDPRFSLKGARIRCPVADDGRWSCDLPGTLVHIVFWLPGHSPEYRWETPLFGRRQLRMGDQRLVPGASLAGFVAAGPGFRELIERCVVHVAKADPAFWTTGLEDVVTTVEVARDGFFQAPGLGPGHHWIQVDCDSRVAARAGPYTLQRNAEMFPRKRIPLMRSHLLELSVLPADSPYDSHWVARLKQVEPENPVEFWRQYRPGDYPQQRAVVENGRVQFYVPGNGAFSVEITDEAGGRFGGLDYLEVVNDLTAAVELDLVPVVGRLMLDEVPVPGLVFFGGRQTSPELTFRSDNEGWFRGALPGREGWRVDAVAPEYELMQFFHDVDIPVDEPLVLELADIVVQGRVRSASTGQPAERAIIRFESAEGQLVHQATAGEDGSYSARGVPPGWVRISVRRLTPDSWEVSDPFETILNPRQSLTVDFVLRERVQ